In the genome of Dermacentor silvarum isolate Dsil-2018 chromosome 1, BIME_Dsil_1.4, whole genome shotgun sequence, one region contains:
- the LOC119445547 gene encoding uncharacterized protein LOC119445547, which produces MEGEWAASVEELKGELKVDRDRRIELETQMGELLDRQGAEAKLVERTAGELQEEREKRAVREECGGANGAGRRRGQRGVSGKEQRARAGGNTGARQCYSDVGRQASGGTGRAAGSPSPRVSGARRVEKQLPRTGGQQSQAGGERVERRVLVVGDSNVARVEQGVLTKVKADGRVRVEAQSGKCMVDALTKAQKAVWGNMEHENMVVIYAGLNDVLKGRSQNLKRRLEVGLRKLREASANVHVSIRRIPEVQGQASGMERSVVEANRVIRGLSRPLGYGVMDVNRDVYESGSHPFAQDGIHYSGATGRKVGRIGRQATAFLGGPRALRPPVYLKTDPERPQDSRNVVCRRTYRLKHQWQVYSDI; this is translated from the exons atggaaggggaatgggcagctagtgtggaggagctcaaaggggagctgaaggtggatcgAGATCGGAGGATAGAGCTCGAAACTCAGATGGGCGAGTTGCTTGACAGGCAGGGGGCCGAGGCCAAACTGGTAGAGCGAacagctggcgagctacaagaagaacgggaaaagcgggccgtgcggGAAGAGTGTGGAGGTGCTAATGGAGCAGGCCgacggcggggacagcgcggagtctCAGGCAAAG AACAGCGGGCGAGAGCAGGCGGCAACACGGGGGCTCGACAATGCTACAGTGATGTAgggcggcaggcttcgggtgggacggGACGAGCAGCAGGGAGCCCGTCGccgcgtgtcagtggcgcacggcgggtggagaagcAGCTACCGCGAACTGGAGGAcagcaatcgcaggcgggaggcgaacgtgtagagcgaagggtcctggtggtgggggactccaacgtagcgagggttgagcagggcgtccttacaaaagtgaaggcggacgggcgggtgagggtggaggcccagtcagggaagtgcatggttgacgcattGACAAAAGCTCAGAAGGCGGTATGGGGcaacatggagcacgaaaatATGGTCGTTATCTATGCTGGCCTCAatgatgtgctgaagggaaggagccagaacctaaagagacggttagaggttgggttgcgtaaactcagagaagcctctgcgaatgtgcatgtgagcATACGCAGaatcccagaggtccagggccaggctagcgggatggaacggagtgtggtcgaggctaaccgggtcattaggggtctgagccgaccacttgggtacggcgtaatggacgtaaaccgggacgtgtacgagtctggctcccacccttttgcacaggatggcattcactacagtggtgccacgggcaggAAGGTGGGgcggatagggcgccaagctacggcttttctcgggggacccagagccctgaggCCACCAGTGTATTTAAAGACGGACccggagaggccccaagattcaagaaacgtagtcTGTAGGAGAACATATAGACTTAAGCACCAGTGGCAAGTCTATTCGGACATATGA